The segment GTTCACCTTGGTTCGGATTCGCACCTGGGTTCATTGTGGGTTAGTGTTCGTGGACCCACAGTGAACACAAGGCCCCTAGGGTGCACCCGGGCGAACCCAGGTTCGCCGGCTGGGTTAAGTCACAAAAAGTGACTTTAAAACCCTAATCCGCCCTTGCTACATAGTGACACGTACATTTCAAACCTTAAAAAGCTTCATTTGCTCATCCGTTCTCGCTTTAAAATGGTTGGATTCATTTTGGCATTTTGAAGGGAAAgtgattatttttggaggagattgttCGTGGAGTGCTTGACGAAGGTGGAGAGCTTACACAAAGGAGATTCAAACCATAGATGACATACTCGCCGAAAACTCGGCGAGTGACAAAAAATTGCCGAGTTTTTGGGTCTGGCGAGTAGTAATGACTTCTACTCGCCaggaaactcgccgagtttttggcgagtttttgccaaaaactcggcgagttttttcCAATACAGCCGAAAACGGCTTAAAAAttcatttgttttttgttttccaattatgttttgggctgagaagggggaaactcatttggaaggcttggaaggtgatttggagtggttattgagtgattccaagtggatttgaaggggatttgaagggaaaatcagattccaagtaagtttttaaatttttttttctatgcttttttaaaacaatgtttattttttgttgcatttagattgattacaaatgattcctaggtcgtctaaatcatttctaagttatttaTACAAGATTTAACACAATTcttgttgaattttcacaatttttttgaagaatctagttttcaaaaaaaaattcaaaccctactttttaaaaaaaaaaacttcgaatgatgtctaaatttatttaaactaatgtagatagtttgcttagtgctaaattgtttaactaaaatgttaattttttgttgcactttgtatgtgtaggttaagtaagcattaatcatggcaagggagcaatggccactagatccatgcccatctggatttataggcacccgtcctagaggtgctagagatggggcatggaggtatgcctatgagggacccaatcctgggtcaattatatgcataaagtgtgagagaatacttcatggaggcatcaaccacctcaaataccaccttgcaggaatagataggcatgatgctagagcatgccctgggaccaatgaagaaataaaaagacaaatgaatgccctacttgcagctggggaagagaagaaactgcaaagggagagggcaaaactagccatgagatcagccatagttgaatctcaaggtgtttctattgaccttgaagaggaagaagaagcacttgagggcatagtgggctctcgacgtggcccacgtatccgcaaaccGACCGTCAGCTCGCCCATTgcttctgcttcctctagtagagtacctggccGGGGCcctgttccacttccatcacaacgATCAGGTtcgataggtgattattttgtgcccagaaACACACCTGGaggacaaccatcattagaggctagtggatggaataaggaggtacatgagaaaactgacattgcagttgctgatttttggtacttcaacaacattgcattcaatgtggcggagaatgcttattggttgaatttggtgactgctatgacagtttcaggaaaggggtacaaggccccttctcgcagggatttgagtgggaggttagtaaattactacatagtccacttgatttcatttttaattattttttagatttcttgtttattaaatcaaaattgtgtactaatacctaatttcactttgcacttacaggttgctcacaaatgcagttgctagggcaagagaagtgatggaggatcaaaaaattgattGGGCAAATTATggttgcaccattctttctgatgggtggacagatggcaagaaccgcaccatcatcaattttttggtcgcttgcaaggacaatgtagtgttcttgaaatctgtcgatgcctccaacaaggtgaaaaatgcagaaacattggctggaatgttggagcgtgtcatcatggaggtgggggtagagaatgtggtgcaaatcatcatagataatgcagcagcatatgtgtcagcaggtagaatccttttgaattatcacctttaggcattagcaatattcTCATCTGTTGtgggctttgttttacttggttgcatatttcttaagaataaattcttcttttgtaggaagaatcctccaagagaggcaccccactcttttttggacaccttgtgcagcacatgtccttgaccttcttttggaggacataggaaaacttgagtgggtgactccagttgtggaagatgcaaggaagatcaccaaatatatctacaatcacccttgggtcctaaatttgatgagacaacacacgcaagggaaagatttggtgagagctggtgtcacaaggtttgcaacgattttcttgacgttgcaaagcattcttgctgcattgacttctttgaaacaaatgtttgtgagtggagaatggcttaactcaccttattcaaagaagcttGAAGGAGAGGctgtcgcatgcatagtcttcgacaaccaatttgcacaaagggctgcagagattgtgaaggttgttacttcaaaactttaatttttaaattttagttattcttgattcaagtctctcattactaatttgtaacttcattatttaaattttgatctttttgtaatttgtatttttcaattgtaggtgtcagagcccttggttcgagttcttcgcttggtggatggggataaaaccccaatgggatatctttatgaggccatggatagggccaaagagtctatcaaaaattactacaagggggataggctcaaatttgatcccatttgggaaattgttgataggaggtggaacaatcagctccaccaacccattcatgcagcagggtacttcctcaaccctcgttttaggttcgggggttcttactcagattcgaatggagaagtcatggagggcctcagtacatgcattgagaggatggtacctgatgttgaggagagagacctcattgtgagtgagctccaaaattatgagggaggaaggggtaagctattctctttagagctagctaggagaggaagaaccactcaaaccccaggtataacatttgccatttggattttgggatctaaagactaaaatgattgataaattatgttttctcttttctctttgctttctaacttttccattttatttattttgcaaatgcttggtggcaaaattggggtggaaacaccccacatctcaaaaaatttgccctcagagtcttatgtcagccttgcagttcatccaattgtgagcgcaattggagcttgtttgaagcaatccacacgaagaagaggagcaagttagcgcagaaacggctcaatgaccttgtctacgtgcaatataatcttcgattgcgcgtaaagaaggtagaggaactagaaggtggtccaattgacttggatgatatagatccttacagtgattggacatcacaggagcagcctccattgttttccgacactgacatcactgatttggagaggcaggctatggaggaggggggtggatttggtttcaggctggatgacattgaggaggatgaggatgaggatgaggattcattgccagtgctagaggcaggtggagacatagcttcatccaggatggaggatgagtctcaatcaaccataccgagcgaggaggcacagtcacgcccagtcccacagcagacttatacgactagacagtttagaccctctagttctacctctccccatgtttttgctagagctgggaagaggaagttgtaattgtaatttgtgatgatgtatttacttttggttttacaaaaactatttagtaatttactattttgcttcaggcttccagccatcagcattcctcatgaggatgcgattttgtagacactttgcatttaaatatatctagaatcagcttgtttcttttgtgttatcatttattgactcattggatgcatcttctcattaaaaattgcaaaaaaaatgcgttttttactaagtttaagtgtgtttttaagttgccgagtttttccgagtttttcctgagtttttttcccagggggcttggcgagtcgagccgagtcgcgagtagttcaactaatTTCAAACACTTAAGGTAAGCATTTATACCTATTCTTTGATCGTTTAatgaattttttcaagtttttttttaatctttttagaAAAAGATAAACAAGCTCTACTATTTTTTATAATGCTTTTTCATACTTCCATTAGCTTTTACATTGTGTAATCTtgcatttaaaattttttttttctaattaaaaaatGTTTAATTTCTTATAATAGCAAAAAAAACAAAATggcaacaagttcaagttcaatgggtGGGGTTTACAAGACTCAAAGCAAAATAATTAAAGTTGATAGAGGATCTCCTTTATAGAATTATActacaatgcatcaacaacttccaGGTGGTAGGGGATATGAATGGACTTGTAATTTTTGTAAAACCACTTATAGGTGCTTGTATTATCGAGTGAAACCTCACTTTTGTGGCCCTACTATGAAAGGGATTAAAATGTGCGTAGGGCCAAATGAGAAAGGGTTTTCTGCAACACAAATAGCAGCATTATTAGAGAACAAGAAGACATTGATCAAGTTACAGCAAGAGAAAAACTAAGAGCTAATCcatctgcaagcaaaacaccaATGACTTTACCTAAAGATCATATACTACCAAAAAAGGCCCCCCATCATCCTTTCTTGGAGATGCTATGCAAGATGAAGTTCAAGTAGAAAAACCCTTTCTTTCCCAcaaaagaggcccattggacaaAGCATTCAAAATTGAAGCAAGTGATATTGCAGAGCAAAAAATTGCATGTTGCCGCTATgccaatggtcttcctttcaacttGGTAAGATCAACATATTGGCGGGAGATGGTGACAACAATCAATAATGCACCTACTGGTTTCACAAGTCTTGGGTATGAAAAGGTGCACACCACCTTATTGGCAAGAGAGAAGAATTTTGTAGAGACATCATTGAAACCGTAGAGATTCTTGGGTTGAATCGGGTGTTtctatttgtaaagcggaaaaatcgaaccctagtcgttctcccctccccaactccgaggagggagaagggagagtcactagggttgatggttttcacttaggagggactttacattcaaaagaggggttgaaacccacaagatccaatcccacgcaatgcaagattggattctatatgagtttcaagggttgtgatagcaaggataccctcttttgtaaagaatgtagatggaaagattgaactaggaatgcatagaaagtgagaaagattcgcttataaactgagttagggatataggatgaagctgcggacctggaattagcagtaaaatgtcgagacggcgctgtcctgcaaatttgagcaaaagttgacaggacgatggcgcccggcgtgcacacggtcctccgaaaaatccgtgaaacgaagggggatctgttcgtctctgcacaaggaatccagatcttcaatttcagccgcgtacctacaacctacacacagaaaagcgaagacgattgggaggttagggattaggggtttgcccttaggtcaaaccccggttttggaattaaccaagaaatgagaaatgctgtaaatgtaatgtaaaacaagtactaataccttgttgtaaggatgtttgtatccttatatgcgaaggtatagatgttgttgtttgttgtatgttgtatgttgtagcatgtaatgtgttgtaagtgatctcctcttcaatggttgaatccttgtcttgaatgcaacacttagccttgaatggagacttagaatgatcaattgcttgaaggaatgcttgaatgcttgaatgcttgaatgtttgaatatcgttttcaccttttttcctcttctcctctcctcttcaaatgagagaggaaaagtagtttatatacttgccaattagggttaaaagactgattttcccgaccttaggccgaccagga is part of the Cryptomeria japonica chromosome 10, Sugi_1.0, whole genome shotgun sequence genome and harbors:
- the LOC131859646 gene encoding uncharacterized protein LOC131859646 codes for the protein MRQHTQGKDLVRAGVTRFATIFLTLQSILAALTSLKQMFVSGEWLNSPYSKKLEGEAVACIVFDNQFAQRAAEIVKVSEPLVRVLRLVDGDKTPMGYLYEAMDRAKESIKNYYKGDRLKFDPIWEIVDRRWNNQLHQPIHAAGYFLNPRFRFGGSYSDSNGEVMEGLSTCIERMVPDVEERDLIVSELQNYEGGRGKLFSLELARRGRTTQTPGITFAIWILGSKD